A genomic region of Parus major isolate Abel chromosome 14, Parus_major1.1, whole genome shotgun sequence contains the following coding sequences:
- the TVP23A gene encoding Golgi apparatus membrane protein TVP23 homolog A: PRALRADGLPPQALVDDTEDVSLDFGSEEELALRKARIRHPLATFFHLFFRVSAIVTYLFCDWFSNSFVACFVTILLLLSFDFWSVKNVTGRLLVGLRWWNQIDEDGKSHWVFEAKRVPTIAASTEAEARIFWLGLIICPVIWTMFFFSTLFSLKLKWLALVIAGISLQTANLYGYIHCKLGGQKSISRVTSRLFGTADVKRQSRISEDGTGEHGKTGTR, translated from the exons CCCCGAGCCCTACGCGCTGACGGGCTCCCGCCGCAGGCGCTGGTGGACGACACCGAGGATGTGTCCCTGGATTTCGGGAGCGAGGAGGAGCTGGCGCTGCGGAAAGCGCGGATCAG gCACCCACTGGCCAcctttttccatctgtttttccGAGTGAGTGCTATTGTTACCTACTTGTTCTGTGACTGGTTCAGCAACAGCTTTGTTGCCTGTTTTGTCACTATTCTCCTCCTTCTATCCTTTGACTTTTGGTCTGTCAAG AATGTGACAGGAAGACTCTTGGTTGGTTTGCGTTGGTGGAACCAGATTGATGAAGATGGAAAAAGTCACTGGGTGTTTGAAGCAAAAAGG GTGCCTACAATAGCTGCCTCAACTGAAGCTGAAGCCCGAATCTTTTGGCTCGGTCTCATCATCTGCCCAGTGATTTGGacaatgtttttctttagcACCTTGTTCTCCTTGAAGCTGAAATGGCTG GCTCTTGTGATTGCTGGGATCTCCCTCCAGACTGCTAATTTATATGGCTACATCCACTGCAAGTTAGGGGGACAAAAATCCATCAGCAGAGTAACCTCAAGGTTGTTTGGCACAGCAGATGTCAAGA GACAGAGCAGAATTTCAGAAGATGGCACTGGAGAACACGGGAAGACAGGCACTAGGTAA
- the NUBP1 gene encoding cytosolic Fe-S cluster assembly factor NUBP1, with amino-acid sequence MAEAPGAPEECPGTGSAQAGRAAACQGCPNQGLCAAGAAGPDPAEAAELRARLRAVRRTVLVLSGKGGVGKSTFSALLAHGLAADETKQVALLDIDICGPSIPKMMGLEGEQVHQSGSGWSPVYVEENLGVMSVGFLLSSPDDAVIWRGPKKNGLIKQFLRDVDWGEVDYLIVDTPPGTSDEHLSIVQYLSATHIDGAVIVTTPQEVSLQDVRKEINFCRKVKLPIIGVVENMSGFVCPKCKNESQIFPPTTGGAEKMCQNLNVSFLGKVPLDPQIGKSCDRGQSFLAEAPESPATLSYRNIIQRIQEYCEQHHLQEEKIM; translated from the exons ATGGCGGAGGCGCCGGGCGCACCGGAGG AGTGCCCCGGGACCGGCAGCGCCCAAGCGGGCAGGGCGGCCGCTTGCCAGGGATGCCCCAACCAGGGGCTGTGCGCGGCCGGCGCGGCCGGGCCGGACCCGG CGGAGGCGGCGGAGCTGCGGGCGCGGCTGCGGGCGGTGCGGCGCACGGTGCTGGTGCTGTCCGGCAAGGGCGGCGTGGGCAAGAGCACCTTCAGCGCCCTCCTGGCGCACGGGCTGGCGGCGGACGAGACCAAGCAG gtTGCCCTGCTGGACATAGATATCTGTGGACCATCGATTCCTAAAATGATGGGTCTAGAAGGTGAACAG GTTCATCAGAGTGGATCTGGATGGTCTCCAGTG TATGTTGAAGAAAACTTAGGTGTCATGTCAGTGGGCTTCTTGCTTAGTAGTCCTGATGATGCTGTCATCTGGAGAGGACCAAAAAAGAATG GGCTGATCAAGCAGTTTCTGCGTGATGTGGACTGGGGTGAAGTGGATTACCTGATCGTGGACACGCCCCCAGGAACATCAGATGAGCACTTGTCCATCGTGCAGTACCTCAGTGCCACTCACATCGACGGTGCTGTCATTGTCACCACCCCCCAG GAAGTGTCACTTCAGGATGTTCGGAAGGAGATCAACTTCTGCCGCAAAGTGAAGCTGCCCATCATAGGTGTTGTGGAGAACATGAGTGGCTTTGTGTGTCCTAAGTGTAAG AATGAATCTCAGATCTTTCCCCCGACTACGGGTGGTGCGGAGAAGATGTGCCAGAACTTGAATGTTTCCTTCCTGGGTAAAGTGCCTCTGGATCCACAAATAG gAAAAAGTTGTGACAGAGGCCAGTCTTTCTTGGCTGAAGCACCTGAGTCTCCAGCTACGTTATCTTACAGGAATATCATTCAAA GAATTCAGGAATACTGTGAACAACACCATTTGCAAGAAGAAAAGATAATGTAA